A portion of the Tiliqua scincoides isolate rTilSci1 chromosome 3, rTilSci1.hap2, whole genome shotgun sequence genome contains these proteins:
- the PGM2L1 gene encoding glucose 1,6-bisphosphate synthase: MGDHGDDNGDVNSNLIVAYSTGDSQLDKAIWQWLTWDKNPKTKEQIENLLRNGRNKELRDRLCRRLTFGTAGLRSAMGAGFCYINDLTVIQSTQGMYRYLEKCFSDFKQRGFVVGYDTRGQVTSSCSSLRLAKLTAAVLLAKGIPVYLFSRYVPTPFVPYAVQQLGAVAGVMITASHNRKEDNGYKVYWENGAQITSPHDKEILKCIEECTEPWNDSWNENLADTSLLVRDPLQKICASYMEDLQKISYHRELNMKTNLKFVHTAFHGVGHDYVQLAFQAFGFQPPIPVPEQKDPDPDFSTVKCPNPEEGETVLELSLRLAEKEGARVVVATDPDADRLAVAELQENGRWKVFTGNELAALFGWWMFTCWKANSAKDAVIKNVYMLATTVSSKILKAIALKEGFHFEDTLPGFKWIGSRVKDLLDNGKEVLFAFEESIGFMCGTSVLDKDGVSAAVVIAEMAAYLDTKSQTLAHQLAEIYKTYGFHISKTSYFLCYDPPTIKRIFERLRNFDSPGSYPTCCGTYSILHVRDVTTGYDSSQLYKKSVLPVSKSSQMITFTFQNGCVATLRTSGTEPKIKYYAEMCALPEQSDTAFLEEDLQKLISALVENFLEPSKNGLIWRSM, translated from the exons AATCCTAAAACGAAAGAGCAAATTGAAAATCTGTTACGAAATGGAAGGAATAAAGAGCTCCGGGACCGCCTTTGCCGCAGACTTACATTTGGAACTGCTGGGCTCCGTTCTGCCATGGGGGCAGGCTTCTGCTACATCAATGATCTTACTGTGATCCAGTCGACGCAG GGGATGTACAGATACCTTGAGAAATGTTTTTCAGACTTCAAGCAACGGGGTTTTGTTGTTGGATACGACACAAGAGGTCAGGTGACCAGCAGTTGCAGCAGTTTAAG ACTTGCAAAGCTCACAGCAGCAGTCCTGCTTGCGAAGGGCATCCCTGTCTACTTGTTCTCAAGATATGTCCCCACACCTTTTGTG CCCTACGCAGTTCAGCAACTTGGAGCTGTAGCTGGTGTGATGATCACAGCTTCCCACAACCGTAAAGAAGACAATGGGTACAAG GTATACTGGGAAAATGGTGCTCAGATCACCTCGCCTCATGATAAAGAGATCCTGAAGTGCATAGAAGAATGCACTGAGCCATGGAATGACTCCTGGAATGAGAACCTGGCAGACACCAGCCTTCTCGTGCGTGATCCACTTCAGAAAATCTGTGCAAGCTACATGGAAGATTTGCAAAAGATTTCCTACCATAG GGAGCTGAATATGAAGACTAACTTGAAATTTGTCCATACTGCCTTTCATGGTGTTGGACACGACTATGTACAGTTGGCTTTTCAAGCTTTTGGCTTCCAGCCTCCCATTCCAGTTCCTGAGCAGAAAGACCCTGATCCAGATTTCTCCACTGTGAAATGTCCAAACCCTGAAGAAGGAGAAACTGTGCTA GAACTGTCACTGCGACTTGCAGAGAAGGAAGGCGCCAGGGTGGTGGTGGCAACTGATCCTGATGCAGACAGACTAGCTGTGGCAGAGCTGCAAGAGAA TGGCCGCTGGAAAGTCTTCACTGGCAATGAGCTGGCAGCTTTGTTTGGGTGGTGGATGTTTACTTGTTGGAAGGCAAACTCCGCAAAAGATGCCGTCATCAAGAATGTTTACATGTTGGCCACCACAGTCTCCTCCAAGATTCTGAAAGCCATTGCACTTAAAGAAGGATTCCATTTTGAG GATACACTCCCTGGCTTCAAATGGATTGGAAGTAGAGTTAAAGATCTCCTGGACAACGGCAAAGAAGTCCTGTTTGCCTTTGAAGAGTCAATTG GCTTCATGTGTGGTACCTCTGTCTTGGACAAAGATGGCGTAAGCGCGGCGGTGGTGATAGCTGAAATGGCTGCATATCTGGATACCAAGAGCCAGACGCTGGCACACCAGCTAGCGGAAATCTATAAAAC GTATGGCTTTCACATTTCAAAAACCTCCTATTTCCTGTGTTATGATCCCCCTACTATCAAAAGAATATTTGAAAGGCTCCGGAACTTTGATTCACCTGGTTCTTATCCAACTTGTTGTGGCACCTACAGTATTTTGCACGTCCGGGATGTCACCACTGGGTATGACAGCAGCCAGCTTTATAAGAAGTCG GTGCTACCTGTGAGCAAAAGCAGTCAGATGATCACCTTCACCTTTCAGAACGGCTGTGTTGCCACCCTCCGGACAAGTGGAACTGAACCAAAGATAAAATATTATGCAGAAATGTGTGCGCTCCCTGAGCAGAG TGACACGGCCTTCCTAGAAGAGGACCTGCAGAAACTCATCAGTGCCCTGGTCGAGAATTTTCTGGAGCCCAGTAAGAATGGACTGATCTGGCGCTCCATGTAG